A window of Chaetodon trifascialis isolate fChaTrf1 chromosome 3, fChaTrf1.hap1, whole genome shotgun sequence genomic DNA:
GTGTAGCGTGTGCGTAGGCAACGTGGTGTAAGTAACGTGGTGTGATTTCGATGTGTATCCCAGACGACTGAAAATTCCTAATTGCAAATTCAGTTTCAGCAAGTTCCCTTTAATGTCCcagtaaaatgtaaaaggaCGTATCCACAAATGTTTCTCATGAATGAACCATGTGGCTGtatctcattaaaaaaaaatgctggttGTTCTCATTGGCCAAAGCTCCTCACTGGTGTACTGACCCTCAGTCAGTACAGCTTCTGCTCATTTTATTCATGATCGTgtcagatgtttcacattatcTCACATTTTCCCCCTTAATGGCAGTGactcagtacacacacatatacctTCAAAGTTCAGTGTGTAACTCCTGGTGTGCAGAGTTGTGAAGAGattattgaaaaaaaatgaaaaacaaacaggttttgTGATTAAAATGTTGACTGTCCAATATTTTAACAGATTCCAACTGATCATACCTCGACTCTCCAAACTGATAGAATTAACCACTTCACTGTTTAATCTGCTGTGCTCCAGATCATGGGGCGCTTAAATGTATAGAAATATGCAAAGTAGTGTTTAAGTTGTACTGATTGCATTGTAAATCATATTGatagcactttttttttttttttttttgaggctCTAACTTTTTTGATAAGTGGAAGTCAACGGTTGAATACTATTTATTTGGAGGATGGGTTTCATGTAACAATGAACTGGATTGattgacagaaaagaaaaaaacagtaataaagTGATTAAAACGAGGCTCCTGCAGGACGCTTGTGAAGTGTTATTATCAcagaaatcacatttttgtttaCAGTCTCCTACACACAATTCATGACTTAATATTTCTTCTAAATGAATATAAGTATTGTATTTCACACTGACCCCTTATatatgaaaaaatacatttacacaaacaaatgGGAATTTTCTTAAACAATAATTATCATCTAATTGATTtcataaatgaattaattttgaCTTGATTTGCAGTTGCGGGTGGTGCTGAGACCGCCCctaaagacagagggaggtaTTGTTTTTTTACTGCTCTACATTCACTCCACATCTCTAATGACGTCACAGATAAAGACTTGACACACGCAGCATGTGATCAGATTACAGAACATGATGCAATTTTATTAGACGACCAACcctgcagtaaaaatgaaatcagCTCCACTTCAACCAGCTGCAGCAATAGAACTCTGCTTAAACATTAATGAAACAGTGGTGATAATATAAGACTGAAAGGGAGCATTCTGCATATAAGTACTCCTATTTTTGATATGTTTTGTTGATACTTCTGTATTTCAACTTGAATAAAATTTCAATGCGAGacttattttatgttattaGTACTTAAGGAACGGATGTGAGTACTCCAAAGATCACTGCACTTTCCATTTATTCTGCCATGAGAAAGAATACAGGAAGATGACTTATGGTGCGAAGCACTAAAAATACTGTTAGTTAGTTGATTTGTTAGGTTAGTTTAAGTACTTCTACTTTTGACAGATTTGatcattcattttatattagtacttttacttgaggaAAGGGTGTGAGTACTTCAAAGGTCATTGTACTAACCGACGCTTTCTCCAATGACAAAGCTCAAGAACAGAAGGTACTGTTCTGGCTTATTACTGAATCAGTGTCTTAAAATGAGCCTACTGTGTTGACTTGGAGAATGTACCAGAatactgtgtatgtgtacacCCTTAAACTCTGGCCTCCCATTTTAAAAGTCCTCAGATTTGTGCCACCTGACTGTAACTTCTCCCTTAGGATATGACTATAGGCTTCTTTTGaattgctctgtttttcttccgAAAGATTACAACATGTGTCTGCACTCTTCATAGGAACGCATTATGTAATAAGCCACAGCTAAATGACTAATGCATTCACTAGTTACGCACCAGTCTGGTATATGTAGCTTTACTCCACGTAAATTATACTGCAGTAACAAGTAGTCATCACGTCTTGCCTTCACTTTTCTTGAACATGTGAACATTATGTTACACAtaaagaatcagaatcagaaagcctttattagcctcccggaggggaaatttcatttcagttacatcccgtccaagaaacatgaaaagaacaatgacacataacGTGGGGAGTACAGGAGCgggagaactgtgggtctgcaGCGTAGCCATGGAGACGACCTCGGAGAGTTttgatccagaaacaaagttcacgGGAGTAGAGGGTGTTTGGGGGAGGAGATAGGGCCAGAGCGTcctgtctgcataacatccaggagagtggagagatagGAGTCTGCCTTGAGTCTTTCTGAGTCTCCCGGTGgctgtaattcaaatatatataAGGAAAGGACACTTTCAAGttaaaatacacttttttgTGTATTCAGTGGCTGAATGCTATTTATTTGGAGGATGGGTTTTATATAACAATGGataaaaaacaggaataaaatgattaaaacactGTAATAGCATGCACCTATTATTGTGTTATTCTTGCTTCTGGGTCCACCTGAAAGAATATTTCTGTGCCTATTAATTTGATCTTAAACAGGTATGTTATGTGATCAATGTGTGTTatctgattgattgatgattttTGACTATTGATCTCATTGAACATACAGTGCATCAATGGAATTCAGGGGCTGCAGGTGGTGCTTAGACAGCTCCTAAAAAACAGTTTGTTCTACAGTTCCTCTGTAGATTAAGACTTTGCACGTGATCAGATTATAAATATGATGCAATTTTTTTCAGCAAACAACCTTGAATGAGCATGTGTGTTGACTTGGAGAATTCCCCAGAGTACCTTATATATGTACATCCTTCAATTAAACTTTATATGCGTACACACTTAGATTAGACGTCTCCTCGACTTGCACTTTAAAACTAAATTGTGTGGCACGTGGCTGCACCATCTGCAGGACATGATTAAAAACTGGTTTTTCAAACTAAATGAGTCTGCACTCTTCATATGAGGCAGCTACGCTCACATTATGTAATATGCAATCATCAAATGATTAATGCGATTTCTAAAGCTACACACCAACCTTCATTTTTCAATACATAGACTTGCAAAGGAAGGGACACTTCTACGTTAAAATATGGATTAtatgttattattttttggtTTATTCTTAAAACACACTTAACAAAAATTGGTACCAAAAACACCACAATACTGCGCAGAGCGTCATTTACATAGGAACCTCATCGATAATGCTGCAGCACGGCGAATTTTCACGGTGACACATCATTCTGTCTCGCGTGTGCAACATGTATTTGTGTCCCATCGACTGCGGTGAAAGTCATGGCAGGTCCTGACCTGGTAAAGACTCTCCTGTACACCGTCAATAACCTTCTGCAGCAAGAGAAATATAAAGCTGCTCTGGCGGTTTTGAAAGGATTCAGAAACGGCGCCGTGTGAGTGAAAACGTTCAGTAAATTAGCAAGCTAGCAGGCTAAGCTACGATGGTTTAACTACTGCTTTACTACACAGCTGACGGGTATCAGGTCCTCGGCTAATCAGCTGGAGTTGACAGCGGTAGCTTTAGCTGTCCGGAGTCACCGTGGTAACTTAAGGAAAAACATAGTATTAGCAGACAAGtactgagtttttttttttttttttgccttgttttAAGGCCAGTTACGTTCCCAGACATCACTGACATtacattgtgtttatttctcaGATATGGGGCCAAAATCAGAGCACCACATGCCCTGGTGATGACATTTCTGTTCAAGGGTGGCAGGTAAGAATCTGAGCTGTGATTTATGTTGAACTACCTTGTTATTCCTATTCTCCCCGCGTGTCTGAGcagctcccccccccccccccccccccccatctgaTAGTTTGAAGGACAAGCTCAGAGACATCTTGAAGGCCACATACACCCACTCCCGCAACCTGGCGTGCTTCGTGTTCACCTACAAAGGACTGCAAGCCTTGCAGGGGAGGATTCAGGGCAAGAACCTGCAGTCTCACTCCTTTCTGGCTGCCTGCGTTGGAGGATGGTTAGTGTTTGGGGATAACAACAACATCAATAGTCAGGTAGGATAAGCCGAAAATTCCCTGTAATTCCTCATTTAAATGTGTTCAGACCATTGAAACTTTCCGCTCTTCTCCAGATCAACATGTACCTGCTGTCCAGGATCCTGTTCGCGCTGTCTCGGCTGGGTGTAGAGAAAGGATTTATCCCCCAGCCTAAACACGACCCTTTCCCACTCTTCGCCACGCTGGTGTGGGGGATCGTCTTGTGGCTGTTTGAATATTACCCACACACCCTCCAGCCGTCCCTGCAGTCGTCAATGAACTACCTCTACCATGACAGCAACGTGTGGCACGACATCTCAGACTTCCTCGTGTACAATAAGCCAAGGACTGCCGCTCCGAAATGAAGCTTTATTGTTTTTCAGTAGGGACCAGCTCTCTACAATTCAGTAATTTCATTCTTATTTTTTATAATTATTAATGTTTCAAATTTTGTTGAatgttgcctttttttaaactgatgCTAGATTATAATTTGTACtgtataaaaaaatattttcttaatCTTTGATTTATTGACGTGTATTTAACACACCAAATCTCACCAGCATACAGGATGAACTGTGCATATCTAGTGTAATTTCCTTGCTGACATTTGGGTGATTTTTGCACTTtgattttagaaaataaaaaacagaataaaagacaaaaagacgTTTAGTGCAAAACAGGCTGTGATCTGTCAtgaacctgttccacaaagacaaaaatgtcaaaatatcaGCAATATTATTAACACTTAGGCTTTTTCTAAATATTATACAATTAATACAAACTGCAACAAGCTCTCCTTCATATTTAGAAAGTAACAGCTGTTCATGTGTAGCGCTGCTGAGCATCTTTTTCACCGCAGTGAAATACAGCGAGTATTCTGTCCATAATGAAGCACTACGACTCTGATTTTGTGCGTCACTAATTAAACGAGGATCTTTGAAGGATCCACACAGGAAATAATGGATGTGCATCTTGATGGTTTCTGTTAATTTCCTactgttgatgtttgtttgtttttgggctGAAGGCGTGTCATCATTATatcatcttttttgttttttttagggCTTAATTAAATCCCTTTTTCCGTCACACCTGTTTTCAGTTAATTCTCTAATTGTTCTCAAGTCTTAATCACGATCACGTGTGCAATTTAAGATCCAAAATGaaaggagcagcagctcatAACCTCATACGAATACATTAGTTTAATATGACATTTGCTTTACGATAACGCAGTGTCAATAATGATTGcataatgaggaaaatgtgtcATTGCATGGTTGAATGTGTAAACAACGGTTATGTACTGTATCCTTATGTCTTCGAGTTTAACTCCTGAGTGTTGTTTTAACAGTTTAGTTTCAACATTTGTGACAGCAAATGACTGAAAGAAACTCTTACCCAGGTTCTGTATTTAACTCAGTATTACCATTTTATGCTACTCTGCTACTACTCCACCTTTCAGAGGGGATACTGTCAATGTAACTCAcctgcattcattttatttgaaagctaAAGTCACTAGTTATTGGCAGATTAAAGCTTTGCACATGAAACATGATCAGCTTTTAATATGTGATGAAATGTTCTCCAATAAACTATCCAACAGCATCTAAAGCAAATAAAATTATCCCTGCCTTGATCAGCTGCAACATCTGAATTCTGCTTATAGATTAATACAATGACGAAATTGTCAGAGGAGCCATTTTTCATGGGTACTTTAACTGTTGTTTTACTTCTGCAAAACTTTGAAGGTATGCTTTACTTTGTTGTACTGAATGTTGAAATGAATGCGAGTATTCAGACTTCTccttattattatgattattaatattattattattatatggaAAGCTTGAAAACTGCTCTTAGATTTATTaccaaattacatttttatgtgtCCGAAAGGGAACTAGTGCCAAGTTGATGCTGAATGGAGTATATGTGGTCACTGTTAAATTACCACCTGTAACGTCTACAGCCATGTTAGTGGATCTGTGAGGCTGTGTTCAGGCACactggtgctttgagctaaatgctaacatgctcagaaTGACTATGCTAACATTTTGGTGATGACTGGATGTCAGTTTTCATGGAATGTAATCATAAAAAACTTAACTTAAGCGAGTTAAAAAGTGCTAGTGGAAAAGGTCaacaaagttattacaattcatcatgtaaatatatttacatttagtcTTTAGAAGTTGTTATGAAGCACTACATTTAGCTGTGATATGGAGACATTAGACAGATTGTCCCTGTCATGAATTCAACTCTATGTTCATTCTCCAAAAATGTATCCCACCCAGTGTAAGCTGCTGCACGTACATGTCATTACAAACAGATTAGTGGCCTACCATTTGAACCTGGATTGCACAATAAGGCTATTTTCACTGGGAGGCAAGTCGAAACATcaacgcaaacacacagaggaactcCCACGATTCTGTTCTGGGGCACAAGTAACTGTGTGCTGGTACAGCACTGTCAGGCCTGCAGGCAGTGGATTAAAGCGTGTGCTGCGcatcaatgtgtgtgtctttgcatttttaaaaactgaccCATTTTTTATTATGTACTACAAATTATTGCACTATGATGGACATTTTTGTCCGCATGTTTTAACTGATGCACAAGTTAACTGGTAACTTTTTGCTTATAGACTTGAGGGAGGTTGGATTGTATTGGATCAAAACAGTGTCTGCTCAATAAAACGTAGCTTTAATTTAGATTTTGACAGCGTGTGATCTTTTGTTATTCAAATCTGACTAATAAGATAACAAGGGGCCCATCTGAAGTGCCTACCATGTCTGTGATATCATTATACTCCAGTATGTCGCGGTCCATGCGATGGTTCTTATGGATTTATTGGTTTAACAAACTTTAAAGACAACTGTAAAGAATGGGAAACCAATACAAACAGGCCCATCTGAAGCTTTATCTGAAGCAATGCCAATCAAATAACATAATCATTTCATATTAATCAATTTCCACCATTTCTAGAATAATAGTAGttgtttagtgtttttcttttttttacaataaacaatataatactaccactactactactaaaaaaGTGTGCACAAGAACAAACTTAGATGTCTAAATGAgtgtattaaaaaaaacctgaaattaGCTAAATAATTGGAAATAACTGAAGGCATgcaaacaaagcaaactgaaGATCAAAGTTGGAAGTCAATAACAAAATCCAGGATCTTAATTAGTCATTTTACATCGTGTCAAAGACAATGATGAAGCTCTGTTATGGCTGAGTGGCAGCAGTGACGAGAGATGACTACAGTTCACCCAGTCTGGGATTCCTGGGAAGCAGCAGCttaatttgaaagaaaaaaacgtACACAAGTGGCCTGATGTCCAACTCATCCTCTCCAGATAGTGGTATAACAGCACGTGGTCTGAAATAACACTAACATGAGAGTTTGTGAGCTGTATGAATAGATATCAGCCAGAGGAGGCATTTGGATTATGCATTCTAAAAAAgtattactgctgctgctacaggtCTCACATCTCTATTGCAAAATGTCGCAGCACGTTGCATGTttacacacccacaaacacaatCCTCTCTAGTCCTCTGTTCTTCGTATGAACAGGGTGAGTCTGATTACTCATGCAGGCATCATTTACGCATGAAACTGTACAAGTGCAACACAGCCAACAAGGAGGGGTGTACCattttgtactgtgtgttttgttacacATGACTTGAGGGCCTTGGTGACTATTGAGGAAAACCAGTTCACTTTCCTATTGCTGCCTGTGAAAATGCTTGCAGAGGGTGGGGCAAAGCTTTATATAGCTGTAGCAGGGGACAGTAGGGACATAaagcactgcagtgaaaaagagaCACTAACAAATGGAAGGTGAGATCCTTTTCTCTGCTCATCTTGTTTTTTCACTTCACTCACCTGCTGAATTCTTTTTTCAAAGCAatttctttcatctgtttgtcttcGATTTGCAGACTTGAAGATACAAAATGTCAACCTGGAGAAGTTTGAAAACCTGCGGGCACACAGGACTGATGGCTTCTTCAGCTCCAAAGCCCTGGTGGTGCGAAGAGGAGCCCCGTTCAGACTCAGTCTGCAACTCAGGGGCCGACCCTTTAACCCCAACATTGACTATCTGAAGATTAAGATTATGCTAGGTAGtctagatttagatttagattttatCTTTTTGGATGGATGGCTGTTTAGGAGCAGACTTTTGCATCCTTTCCCTAACTGACggtctctcttctcctctcaggcCACCTGTATGTGACAATTCCAGTCACTTACTCCACGAAGGTTTCTACCTCCAACTGGAAAGCTTACATCGACCCCCGGACCCTAAACTTCCAGAGACCCTCCGtattcatcttctctcctgCCACCGCCTCGGTGGGTAGCTACAaatttgagctgtgtgtgtacactcagAATGCCCAGAAGACCTGCGCCTATGGCAAATTCAACCTGCTCTGCAATCCCTGGTGTCGTGGTGAGTACAAGACAACCCAGCGAGGtgatgagaagcagcagcagtgagctaACAGCACCAGAAATGTACCTGAATTCATGATGGTGTAttgcattcattcatcacctTTGATCACTTATTAGTTCCTTTTATTGAAGTCTGAGTGCTGCAGTGCAGTGGTGATGTGCTGTGTGACTGGCTCTGTGAATCATACCTTAGAGGTAAGGGTTCATTCGAGCAAATGTCTCACACCAGCTAaaaaacagaggacaaaagaaaactgaGTATGACAGCTGAAGTGGTAAATCGTTTATGGTGTATACAGCAATATATTTCAACACTTAAATACACCAGGATGTGCTAAATGGAAGGTTTATATCTTACAGAGGACACAGTGTACATTCCCTTCGAGGACCAGAGAGAGGAGTACGTTCGGAGTGACTCCGGGTTGCTGTTTATTGGGACGCCAAAGACCCTTGTGTCAAGACCATGGTCCTTCGATCAGGTATGAACATGAAAATCTGTTCTCGCAAATGTTCAGTGAGGAGAGAAGTATTTGTTGCATTGGACTGCAAGTATTGCTCAGTTTAATTTTAATCTTTGAGTTGAATTAAACCCTTCTGTTATGCAGCAACTGAAACAAGCAATGTGGGAAAACTGTTTGGTAGTAGTTACTTTTGTAGAGGTATAGCAGCAAGCAGTTATGTCTAATCAAACCTCAACACTAAACCGGACCTTAAATATCACAAATTAGTCACTTGAAAGCAAGATGAGCACGTGTTTATTAGAATATCCTTCAAATGTCATGAGCTATTCATTTAATTCTCTCATTTCGTTCCCTCTACTTGTAAAGTACGAGTCTGGTATTCTGGAGACGTGCCTGAATCTGCTGCAAGTCAGCCCTCAGCACCAGCAGAACAAGAGAATGGACTACCTGAATCGAAGCAACCCCATCTACATCAGCCGGGTGGTGTCTGCCATGGTGAGTGCCAGCATGAACTGACTGCCAGTGTTGTGTTTCACCAATGTTTTTGTTCGAATGACAACATGAGCGTCACTGCTGCGCATTAAAAACGTGTTTTGTCTTGAACTGGGACACCGTTCTGCACATCGTAAAGATAAACACCGCCTCCTGCAAAGTTCTGAACACAGTTCTGtcacatgcagaaacactgtAATTACTGCAGTGAAACAGTCGATCACAGTAGTTATTAAACTGGCAGCGTGAATCAGAACGACATCGGACGATGGGAGATGTGCCAGCTTGCTTTATGAGCTTCAGGAATTGACATTTATCCTCTCCTTCATGTTCAGGTCAACAGTCAAGACGACCGCGGGGTGGTGCAAGGGAACTGGTCAGACGACTTCTCTCAGGGGGTTAACCCCACCCAGTGGACTGGGAGCGGGGACATATTGAGACAGTGGGCTCAGTCTCGTTTCAGCCCAGTCAAGTATGGACAGTGCTGGGTGTTTGCAGGTGTCATGTGCACAGGTGATTATCTCCTCACTCTTTACCTCACTATACGTCTTGTACAGACTTCAATAACCTGAGCTAAGCTAAACCTCTGAGGTATGACTTGATGATTGATGTCTTATCATAGTGGATCACTATTTCCAATGACGCAATTTTCAGATTTCATCAGCATGTGTAAGcgtctttgtctgtgtctttcaGTCATGAGAGCTCTTGGCATTCCTTGCCGGGTCATCACAAACTTCAACTCTGCTCACGACACCAATGGCAACCTGGTGATTGAGGAGTACTACTCCGAAACGGGCCAGAAGCTgcaccacagcagagacagcataTGGTTAGTGGTGATTTCTCCTTTGACGCTGACACATGTCTTGAGCTTTGAAGAAGTGAAAAAGCCTGTTCATGCTTTGTGATATCTTCTTTTGGCTCCTCTTATTAGGAACTACCACATCTGGGTGGAGTGCTGGATGACTCGCCGGGATCTGGGATATGGAATGGATGGCTGGCAGGTTCTGGACTCGACCCCccaggagaggagtggaggtctgtgtttgttgttctaTTGTTAGATTTCTCACTTTTTTGGTCATCACTGATCTTGTTTTCCTGAATAAACATGACTATAACCTTCTTatcctccttttttttaattctaggAGTGTTCCGCTGCGGCCCAGCTCCGGTCAAAGCAGTGAAGGATCGGCGTATTGACCTGAATTATGACATCCCTTTTGTCTACGCCGAGGTGAACGCCGACGTCCGCACAATCATAGTGAGCAACGGTCGGGTGCTCAGCTACAGCACggacacagagagagtgggATCCCTCATCTGCACCAAAGCTGTTGGCTCACCCAGACACCAGAACATCACACGGGACTACAAATATGTCAGAAGTATGagccagaaacagaaaatacGTTCATGAAGTGGCATAATGTTCACTCTAAGCCACAGATTTTTACTCCGATCACATGGTCATTTCAATCTTTCCATTATAGGCCTGACTTCGTCACTTACATCAAGAAGTTCCACAATGTCAGAAGAGCCAACGTTAAGGAGAGGTAATATTTGAGTTTTCAATGCATTAATCAGACTTATCATGTGTTGAAACACACATCAGCTCACACACTggttttcttcatgtttcttcAGCAAGCCCATCCAAGGGGTTGGTGGTCCTCATGACACTGGATAAAGCTCCTGTGGCTGGGGAGCCTGTCAGCTTCACGGTGAAGGCCATCAACAAGCAGAGTGTTGCCAAGACAGTGAATATGCATCTCAACGCTCAGGCTAAAGAATACAACAACAGCCCCTCAGACACCTTCTGGGAAAGCCACGGTGTCATACAGCTGGCACCCATGGAAGGTAAATCTGCTTTTCGCTCAACTGCAAGACCCGAATGTTCACTTCTGAAGGACTGTTGTGGTTTTAAtgtctgcctctttctccttctccagtCAAGGTTATTCAACAGCAGATCAACCCAGCCCAGTATGAGGATGTGGTGGGAGACAACCTGATCAACCTGGCAGTCGTCCTGGAGGACGTGGACAGTCAGGAGCGGGTCCTGGCCTCAGAGGAGTTCAATATCGCCAACCCTCAGCTCACCATAGAGGTAGTGGATACACACTGATTGTTCCTCACTGAGGAACTGAAGTCACTTCTGTTGAGGGATTGAGAAAATAGATGTCATATCAGATGTGATGGTGCAGCAGCATTATGAAAGGCATCTTTGGTTTAATAATTCCACTCAGTTCAAGCATGTAGGAATTTAGAGGAATTTTCAGGGTTCACTAACATCAAGTTCTCCTTCAGGTTGCAAACGAAGACTCCGTCGTGCCTAACAAAGAGCAAACTGCCACAGTGATCTTCACCAACCCATTTTCATATCCAGTGAGCGGACTACTGACTGTGGCCGGAGCCGGACTGATCCAGGGCAAGGTTCACTTCAGGTAAGAATGATGATCTTCACTGTTTATATACGTGTTGGACGTTTGATTTCTTAGGCGCCTCAGTGATTCACGCACATCATGAATGGCTACAAAGTGAATGAGCGGAGGAATGCTCAAACTTAGGAGTGTCACTGTACAGTACGTGATGGCACAGCGTGTGTTTGTTGGAGGAATGCAGGCTTGTCAACCCGCATTGTTCTGCTCTTATTCGTGTTCAATGTTCAAGTGGGTGCGGCTAGAATAAACAACCAAATGTTC
This region includes:
- the pxmp4 gene encoding peroxisomal membrane protein 4, giving the protein MAGPDLVKTLLYTVNNLLQQEKYKAALAVLKGFRNGAVYGAKIRAPHALVMTFLFKGGSLKDKLRDILKATYTHSRNLACFVFTYKGLQALQGRIQGKNLQSHSFLAACVGGWLVFGDNNNINSQINMYLLSRILFALSRLGVEKGFIPQPKHDPFPLFATLVWGIVLWLFEYYPHTLQPSLQSSMNYLYHDSNVWHDISDFLVYNKPRTAAPK
- the tgm5l gene encoding transglutaminase 5, like yields the protein MEDLKIQNVNLEKFENLRAHRTDGFFSSKALVVRRGAPFRLSLQLRGRPFNPNIDYLKIKIMLGHLYVTIPVTYSTKVSTSNWKAYIDPRTLNFQRPSVFIFSPATASVGSYKFELCVYTQNAQKTCAYGKFNLLCNPWCREDTVYIPFEDQREEYVRSDSGLLFIGTPKTLVSRPWSFDQYESGILETCLNLLQVSPQHQQNKRMDYLNRSNPIYISRVVSAMVNSQDDRGVVQGNWSDDFSQGVNPTQWTGSGDILRQWAQSRFSPVKYGQCWVFAGVMCTVMRALGIPCRVITNFNSAHDTNGNLVIEEYYSETGQKLHHSRDSIWNYHIWVECWMTRRDLGYGMDGWQVLDSTPQERSGGVFRCGPAPVKAVKDRRIDLNYDIPFVYAEVNADVRTIIVSNGRVLSYSTDTERVGSLICTKAVGSPRHQNITRDYKYVRSLTSSLTSRSSTMSEEPTLRRASPSKGLVVLMTLDKAPVAGEPVSFTVKAINKQSVAKTVNMHLNAQAKEYNNSPSDTFWESHGVIQLAPMEVKVIQQQINPAQYEDVVGDNLINLAVVLEDVDSQERVLASEEFNIANPQLTIEVANEDSVVPNKEQTATVIFTNPFSYPVSGLLTVAGAGLIQGKVHFRMSPLRPGGKVEQDITFIPTMAGTKMLQADLSLTNIHSTIRGFKMVLVNRA